The following are from one region of the Siniperca chuatsi isolate FFG_IHB_CAS linkage group LG13, ASM2008510v1, whole genome shotgun sequence genome:
- the LOC122886878 gene encoding M-phase-specific PLK1-interacting protein: MYRAPLRPQRSPGAPRPAGRFPSPSSCWGFPGARSPYGGSGHRGGSPRGGPAYSPGSPVYSPGSNRGYRDGSPFSGFGGGSRGGQMWGRGAGFRRPQSFSPASAPNFQSGSSVEKYFSPSMLQDPWAALQADTQPDRKQETGSRKQEAGGSILTS; this comes from the exons ATGTACCGAGCTCCGCTCAGACCTCAGCGGAGTCCCGGAGCTCCGCGGCCGGCTGGAAGGTTCCCCTCCCCGTCCTCCTGCTGGGGTTTCCCCGGGGCTCGCTCCCCCTACGGAGGCTCCGGACACCGCGGAGGATCTCCCCGGGGCGGCCCCGCTTACTCTCCGGGCTCTCCGGTCTATTCCCCGGGTTCTAACCGGGGATACAGAGACGGTTCTCCGTTCTCGGGGTTCGGCGGCGGGTCCCGCGGAGGGCAGATGTGGGGCAGGGGGGCCGGTTTCCGGCGGCCTCAGTCCTTCAGTCCCGCCTCAGCTCCAAACTTCCAG tctgGCTCTTCAGTGGAGAAATATTTCAGTCCGTCGATGCTGCAGGATCCCTGGGCAGCTCTGCAGGCCGACACACAACCTGACAGgaagcaggaaacaggaagcaggaaacaggaagcaggcGGCAGCATCCTGACGTcctga